The DNA window TTTTTTGGACCATTTGGTTTTCGGTTGATTTAGCACGAGatcctttttttcccctttttttCTATATTTTGGGTTTCCTATACGAGGATTCGGATGTTGGCAAAATGACACGCATACACTCGCCCCTGCATGATTCATTTCTGGAATCTTTTGTCAtctcttttttccttccttgaGAAGTTCCTCTTCGGGGCCACATGTGTGCATTGTACCAACAGCAGATAGATTTGGATGGACTTGTGCGGGAGAAAAAATAGAGGATTCTCTTTTGGTCTGCATTGACTAAATCCTTGGATGTCATTTGCTGTTGTTATCTTGCGCTCGTTCCTGGATGGTCCCGCTGGTCGTTGGTTTGTGTTCTGTACAATATCTCATCTAGATCTAGAACGATAAACAGATTCCATTAGATAATCTGTTTGGAGAATTCCTGGTTTTCGTTTTGAAGGTGATAACGGAGTTTATTGAGATATATATGTCTTGGAGGAAAATCTATTGGTAGATTTCGGAATAGTAGTGTGACATGGAATTTCGGAGATATCTATACATGGAGTGGCTTTTGGTTTGACAGATGACTCTTAACTGGACACAGTAATTTCATCCAGCCACGGGTGACAGGGACGGGGTTTGCTCAAAGGTAAATCACTCCTAAGACCAGGGTGATGTCCTAGACATCCCAAGACGCGTGTacctggatggagagagcTTATAAGAGCAGCGCGGGATTTGGTGTAAAGTCTCTGCCGTGTGCATGCAAAGTGGCAGGTGTATAGTACTATACGCTTTGCACAACTGTTGTAGTAAAGTCTAACAAGAAGACCCCATTTGATCTTGTATCGTTGTATGGTAGCCAGGGTGCGTCTCAAAAGAAATTTGTCTTTTGCGTTGATTGGGTCTTGCTCTGGTCGCCTAGATTAGCGGTGGTAGGTGCCACAGAGTCCTTCTCTTGGGCTTTAGATGCCTGGCTTTGCTTTTGTGATGATTCGGATTTGGAGTTCTTTTGGTGCCAGAGAGAatcctcttcttcgatctcACGGAGCACTAGGGAGAATCACACAGTCAATAAGATGCACAGACTTGGCCCAGCAGAGGACCAGTAGGTAGCATACCCTCCTCCCATTCCCGTTCTTTCGCCTCATCGCCAGTACCCAACAACCTCTCCACATCGACCGTCTCCCCCCGCTTAACCTTCTCAATCACCTCCCGCAGGAGCTCAATTTTCGCATCTGTCGTCCGGCGATAGGCCGCATAGTCGTTCTTCAGAGTCATCATGCGGATAGCCTGCGATCCGATGAgagtgaagatgatgatgtagAAGGTGGCTGGGTTCCATTCGGTAGACTTGGTGTCTTTCGCTGTGCGCTCCTTGCGTCTCCCGCGGTCGCGAAGGAATCTGGGAATCATCGCTGTCCATACGGATGTCTGGGCGATCTTTGGGAGGTGGTCGGTCGTCGCATATCGTCGCACTTGCGCTGAGGCGCGGCACCTGGGTATAGCAGAGGATATAGAGGGATTGGACCAAAGATGTCGCAAGATTGGCCCAGAGGACCAGGCCCGTAATGGTGTGGCCATGGTTTGTGTAAGTGTTGTGGGAAGTGAGAATAAGGAAGAACGAGACGATCGGAACTTCAATTTACGGCCTAAGACATGAGGCATCAACGCTATTCCCTGTCGGGAGTGTTGTTGCTGCGACAACCAAACACCAAACCCAAGACAAGCAAATCACCACGAGCTTCAAGTCCGATGAACACCACAGGAGTAACTAcctccctcccaccatggcggtCACCGTCCTGCCTGCCGATTCCCTAACCGAATCCGTCAAGCTGGCAGTCCGATCCCCTTCGACTTGCTCCGCGACGACCGTGTCGTCTCTCCAAGCACTCCTACGCGGTGCGTCCCAACCGCCAGACGCCAAATCCACTCGGAAGAATACCTCCTCAAAGGAGACTACATCCTCTCGAACGAAATCCGCTCGGACAAAGACCACTGTGAAGGACGCGTCGCAATCGCTAGCTGAGCAGGATGCCGGGGGCTTGTCAAGTCAGGAACGGCTGGTCCTCGCGACGGAGGTGTTCAATACGACATTGAAGGCTCTCACCGATGCTTCGAAGAAGGGCCAGGCTTCTCTTGACAGTACACCATCAAGAGAATCCAAATCAGCTGGGCGAACAGCTGGGAAAGCGTCAGACACCGAGCTCGGAGTCCATTCGGCGGCTGAATGTGCCAGGCTGGCATTAGCGACTCTGCGAATGCTCAAGACTGACAGAAGTCAAGACAATGGACTTCCCAATATGCAGATCGAGCAGGGTGTGTGCGTTTTGGTGGGCAAATTGATTTCCTTGGGACTCAATGACCTGGCCTACAAGGAGCTCAAGTCTCTCAAGCGGCGGATCCAGCAACACCTTGACCTGACAGCCGCcggaaagaagaaagcagaCACCAAAGAGGCACAGGATGATGAAGCGGGTAAAGAACGCATGTCTGATTTGGTGACGTTTTCGAATCTGGCCAACGCGAAATCCCTCTATGGCCTCCTGGTTCCGTTTCACGCCAACGCAATGCGCCTCATTGCAGCGGACAGAAAAGCCTCCACAATTCAGAAGCTCTGCCCGTCTTTGCAGCTGTCTGATCCCAGCAGCCCTGCCCAGGTGATCATGGCTGCTGTAAAATCTGGAAATCTATCGGATGACAAGGCTGCTCTCCAACTGCAGTTGCTGTCGAATACAGTGCTCTCGTTCTGCCCTCGTACCCCTCAACCATCCGATAGCGCATCACCAATGAAACCCCTCACAACCCTAACCTTACAACTGCTGTCTCTGGAAATCCGATGCTTGAGCTGGAAGCTATCTGGCCATATGTGCGACGAGACCAAAGAGGTGCTGGATCCTTTGGCTCGCTATATCGGAGGCTTCTCTCACCGCAGCAAAGGAATTGAGAAATCTGAATTTGCCGCTATTTATAAAACGATAACCCGCCTTCAATCTGCCGTTGCAGATTATAAGAAGAAGACACCGGATCAGCCCAAGAACAATACCCCATCCGCCAACATCATGGTCGTTCTCGGACAGCTTGCTTTGGATGCGGGCTGCATTGAAGAATCCTTGAAGTTGCTGAACCAAGCGGTTATACCACTTTGGCAGAACCAGAGTCTTTCCCTTGCTACCGTCCGATGCAAGATCGCGATTGTCCACTTCAAAACATCGAAAAACTCCAAGGGCTGTTTAGATGAATTCTTGAAATCAATATCCGATGCCACTGCGGCACTGGCACTACAACTAAAAGGAAGCACCAACGACTTGGACGAGCTGCTCATTGAAGCTGCAAAACTCAAGAAAGTGACTCTCGCCTGGTTTGGAGAGGCCATCACCAAAACACTCGCCAATGACAGCAAGAAAAATGAAGTCTCCAATCAAATCCGAGAATACTTACAAGCATTCTTGAGATTTCTCAGACGTTATGTCGGCCGGGCGCCCACCGAAGATAATGACAAGGAGACAGATATGTTCCTCGACCGGATTGCCATGTCCAAAAGCATCGTGATTGCCGCCGTGGACTCGGCTGTGGCTGTTGGAAAGTTGTCTATCATGTCACAAAGCCCGCCTTGGGAGGATATTCTTCCCATCTTGAGCGATTCCCATCGTCTGCTGACGACCATTGAGGCCGCAGTCAAGGAACCTGAACCTATTGGTGCATCGCTCACGAAACTTTCCAACCTTTTCTGGTCGCGATACAtcaaggagaaagaagcgGGACAGGGCTACCGAGAGCTTCTGTCTCTTCTCAAACAATCAACCCACCTGCTGTCGAGCTGCTCGCCTTCCCACAGAAACCAAGGTTTTGCTGCTTTGAAGTTCGAGAGAATCGCTCATCTGTACTTGGATGGAAGTATGCACAATGAATCCGAAAAAGCGTTTCGACAGTCAATCAAAGAATACATCGACACCGGCACTCTGGAACAAattgcagaagatggcgcAGCAGATCTCAAAACAGCTAGCCAGGATCCCAAAAGTCATGGTTTCATGCTCGGCCGCGTGCTTTCTGCCTTTTTGAAGATGAAACTGCGGCGAAAAGGCTCCATCTCCTTTGCTCTCTACGACGACACCGAACTGGCACAAGAGCAAAGGGGCATGATTCTCGAGTGGCAGATGGGCTTGCTTGTCGACATGCAGAGCTATTCCGCCAGCGATGACGGTTTTCGTGCAACTCTCAGTCCAGTGGTCTCCAATCTACTCGAAATCTACTCTGTCGACCTTTACCCTATCCGCCGTCTTCGGGTGACTATTACTGCACTACGATTTCTCCTAGAAAATCCTAATGCCTTGGACTCGACATTGCATGAGAGACTTTTGGACGAAGGCACCGAGAGCCTGGGTTTCGAAAACGGCTTTGCAGAAGACGCTCATCTGGCTCAGTTCGCACCCCACACCACAAATTCGCTACGTGTGATTATTGGCCTTCACCAGGGTAAGATAGATGCGAATGAGCTAGGCGACGTGCTTGCTTCATGGACATCCATGGCCCGCCAATGTCAGGACTTGgattctctccttctctgtGTGAACGATACAGAGTACTGGGTTCTTCAGCTCAAAGCGCTGGTTGATTACACAGAAATACACGGACTCTGGAAAGCACAGCTCAGCGCCCTGGAGTTGATTCTACGTGCTGCCGAGTTTCAACAGTCCGGAGACCCCGACGCCATTATCATCCTGTCTCGGTTGGTCTTACAGAATTGTCGGCTTGGATACTGCCAGAAGGCAGCAGATCTCCTCTCCCGCGGCGAGCAATACCTCGCCCAGCACAAGGTGTCTCCTCTCGCGACCATCTCCTACAAGCTTGCACAAGCGGAATACCTCCTTGAAACTGGAGAAGTCCACAAGGCCGTTTCTACGCTGTCAACCGCCCGGGGACTGTATGAGAAAAGCCAGAACTCGCGCGCGGACTTATCCGTTTGGACAAAGATCTCCTGGGAGAGGCTAGTGGCAGATGCTGTTTTTATTCAGTCGCGGCTATCTTCAGCGCAGGGGTCGATGACGCAGGCATTGTACTTTGCAAAGCTCTCTGTGCGCTTGAACTGTCGCATCTGGGccaaggttgagaagctgGCGCAGAGAAAACAAGACAAAGCCTTGCCCGCAGCAGCTAGCTCTGAGGTTGAAGCCGTTGCTGATGGAATTGACAAGCTTGATTTATCCCAGAATGGATCCTCTCCGGACTTGTCTTCGACCAGCTATATTCAAGGAGCGCCTTTCTGGCCACACCTCGGTTCACATCATATCTGCTTGTTGAACCTTGCGACCTTGTCTGCCCATCATGGTTTGTTCCAGGATGCCATCTACTATGGAGAGCAGGCATTGAAGATCGACAAGACTTTCGACGCCAATATTCGACTCATGGCAGCGCAGACTCAACTTGGGAGCCACTGGATTCTCGGAGGCAATGCCACAGAGGGCCAAGCGCTCCTTGCAGCCGCAGCGGAGTCGACCAAGCAAACTCAGACAAGTATTGAGTTCGTTTCTCTACAGATGGCCCTCGCGTCGCTTTACAAGGAGCAAGGTCATCATGAGATGGCACTCCGCGTGCTTCTGGACGCCGATAAAATCATCACATCGATCATGTCCTCTGATGTCCCCGGTGCATCAGACGAAATCGCAGTCCTTGAGGAAAAGATGGACAACCTACGGGTACGTGGAAGCAGTCGCCGAGCACAAGCTGCTGCCCCAGCCACACCTACCGCCCGACGCACGCGTGCAACAACTGCGACTACCAAGCGGGGGGCACCAGCAAAGAAAGACCTCTCTGGAGCCCAGTCTaggtctcttcttcagctcaaAGGCAATGTCCTCCGGCAGCAGGCCGACTGCTTGCGAGCACTGCGCGATTTTGAACGATCTGCGCGCACGCTCGATGAAGCACGACAGTTTGCCGTGGCCCGTGAGAGCAGAGTGTCGCTAGAGATTGGCGAGAGTGAGCACCTGCTAGCAGACGCGATCCGACATTTCGCCAGCCATGCAGTCTACTGCGTTCTTCCTGAGTCTACCATTTCACTTCCCTCACTCAAATCGCCATCCAAGGCTGCAGCCGAGACCACCGTCAAAGCTTCAGCTGCCAAAAGAACAAAGGCTCCTGCCAGAGGAACGCGCAGGACGCAAAAAGCTACCGAGGATTTCTCGATAATGTTATCGAAAGCCGGAGATTGTCTCAACAGTGTCTTTGCTGATGCAAGTGTTCTTGGCTCAACACTTGACGGCCACGCTGCTTCTCGTCTGATGAGCCGGATCTCGATGCTATCCCATGCTACTACTCCTGGAGGCCCAGCTGTCTGGGCCCTGTCGCCTGCAAACATGAACGAAATCGGACGTGTGGGCGCCTTCGCCCGTGAACGCATAGCAATTGACATCGATCGGCAACTAGCCGACTCTGCCGACCCTCTACTCTGGCCGACTTCGTCTGATTCCACCGCtgagctggacgatgagatATGCTCGAACTTCTCCCAAAACTACGTAGACATCCTGCCCGAGAACTGGAATGTACTTTCATTGTCACTGAGTGCAGATCAGACCGAATTTGTCATTTCGCGTCTGCAGAAGAACAGCGccccttttcttctgcgaCTCCCTCTCCGACGTGGCAActcggacgaggatgaagagcagTTCACCTTTGAAGAtggcaaggaggagatgcaggaAATCATTAAGCTGGCGAACGAAAGCGCGCACGCTGCCAAGGCTCAGACTGACAGATTGTCCAAGAAAGAGTGGTGGAAGAATCGCGAATCACTCGACGGTCGTCTGGAAAGCCTTCTTCAGAATATCGAGAGCCTCTGGTTCGGCGGCTTCCGGGGCGTGTTCTCGCCGCTATCCCGGGAGACGACTGCCCTGGCCCGCTTCTCGAGCTCTTTCCAGGATATCCTCGACAAACATCTTCCTTCCCGGCAGAAGGGCGGCAAGAACGCTGGGCCTCAGCTGACACTTCACCAGAACGTGGTAGAGTTGTTTATCGGTCTGCGAGATCTGGAAGCGCAGGAGGAGCCTGAGGATACGCTGATGGACCTGCTCTACTTTGTGGTGGATATTCTCCAGTTCCAAGGAGAGCGCAACGCCTACGACGAGATCGACTTCGACAGGATGGTCGTTGATACTCTGGACGCGCTGCGCAGCTACCATGAAGCCGCGCGAGATGAATTGGCCGCACGGTCTGCGAATCATACGGTCCTGGTACTGGACAAGGCCCTGCATTTGTTTCCATGGGAATCTCTTCCCTGCCTGCAAGGCTTCCCCGTGTGCCGTGTGCCATCCCTAGAATGTCTACGAGAACGCGTCCTCCAGTTTGGGAGCTCCCGATCTACCGCCGTGGCCGATCGCACCTCGGGCAGTTTCATCCTCAACCCAACCGGTGACCTGCGCACAACGCAGAATACCTTTGAGAAAGACCTCTTACGCCTCGAGTCCTGGACAGGGATCATCCACCGCGAGCCGACAGAAGACGAATTCCGCAGCTCGATCGAATCCAAGGACCTATTTCTGTATTTTGGGCACGGGAGCGGCGCGCAGTATATCCGCGGGCGCACCATCAAGCGGTTGAGCCAGTGTGCCGTCGCGTTCCTCATGGGTTGCAGCAGCGGCACGTTGACCGAGGCCGGCGAGTACGAGCCCTACGGCACGCCGATGCATTATCTGCACGCGGGCAGTCCGGCGCTGGTAGCCACGCTGTGGGACGTCACGGATAAGGACATTGATCGATTCGCGGCGTCGGCGTTTGAGCAATGGGGGCTAATGGGAGAAGTGAAGGGCTCGGGAGTCGCGCTGGACGAGGCGGTTGCGCGGTCTCGAGGGAAGTGTGTATTGAAGTACTTGAATGGGGCGGCACCGGTGGTGTATGGCGTGCCGGTGATGTTACAATAGTTAtatgtctctctctctctccgctGCGGGCAACCCAGGGATTCGTTTACTTGTTTGGtttattcttctcctcatgCGGGGCACAGAGAAAACCCCACGTCGGAAGACGTCGGCCTCCAATTCTTATTATTTCTATCCGATCCatccctttcttccctttctaCTCCCCCACTCCTAACTCATTCACACACACAAACATCAATATGGCCGTCACCACCAAAGCATCCATCGCCTCCTTCGGcggcaagctgctcaagctcAGCCACGCCGCCTCCACTACCCGCTGCGAGATGAACTTCAACCTCTACCTGCCGCCGCAGGCCCAAACCCAGAAGGTGCCCGTGCTGATCTATCTCTCTGGTCTGACCTGCACCCCCGATAATTGCACCGAAAAGGGCTTTTTCCAACATGCGGCGAGTAAGAAGGGCGTTGCGGTGTTGTATCCGGATACCAGTCCACGTAAGTATCCCCCCACACCTAGATAATTCATATTGTTTAATTAGAGGATGGATGAATTGATTATGTATCTATAAGGCGGCCTCAACATCGAAGGCGAAAACGAGTCCTACGACTTCGGCACCGGCGCAGGCTTCTACGTCGACGCCACGAAAGCTCCCTACGACGCCGGGTACAACATGTACAGTTACGTCACTGAGGAACTGCCCAAGACTGTCTTCGCGGCGTtcccgcagcagctggaTGGTAGTCGTGTGAGTATTACAGGGCATAGTATGGGTGGGCACGGCGCCCTGACTTTGGTGAGTGggcccttttcttttttttctttctttttttcgaAGTAATGCTTTCATGAAAGGCTAATGGATTGGGATAGTACTTCCGTAACCCCGGCAAATACAAGTCCGTCTCTGCGTTTGCACCCGTCACCAATCCCATCAACTCTCCCTGGGGCCAGAAGGCGTTCAAAGGCTACTTCGGCGATGACGCGCAGGAGAAGTGGAAGGCGCACGATGCTACGGAGTTGATTAAGAAGTGGTCTGGTGGACCATTGGATATTCTGATTGATGTTGTATGTTTTatgctttttcttccatcttgtccttctttcttttctttgtctgAGGATGATTTATGTCTAATTGATATCGATACCAGGGAACCGCCGACAACTTCTACAAGCAAGGCCAACTCCTACCCGAAAACTTTGAAGCTGCTGCCCGCGACGCCGGTCTTTCCGGTGTGCATGTGCGCTACCAGCCGGATTATGATCATTCCTATTTCACGATGGCTACCTTTGCAGATGATCATGTCGAGCATGCCGCGAAGTACCTCTTTGCATAGTGTGTTTTCCCCTCTATTTTTGAATGTGTCTGCCTGTCCTTCCAAAACAAGTGTAGTTGGATGTTTAGGGCTTTCTTCATTACTTTATATTGAGGGCCTTTTCTGATGGATGATTTCATGTTTGAAAGCGATCGCCACACCAAGTCTGTTATTTGAATtcagatcaatcaatcaaaaTCTTTTATCATATCGACATAATGTGGCTATTAGCGGGGGCTGCAATAGAATGAGACGGGCCAGGATGAATATCTGTTAGGATCAGGTTATAATTGAAAATAGGTATAGCCAGATTCAAGTCAATAGTGGTTCGTTCATTTCGTGACTACACTAGGATTGACTCCTAACCTCATTTACCATTCATTGAAAAATGCCTTTCTCAATATGAATGAACAAACAATTAGGTAGAAAGCTGACAATGCCGCACTAGAAGGGAGGTATGTACTCTTCTTTCGTTTATGTTTTTAGACCaacttttgcttttctttccttctaGTGCTAAACCTAATAGTTCATTTCATGTCATTCCGTCGTCTTTTTGAAATGAGAGAAAATATGACAGCATGGTATCTGTGCTTCGCAGATGGTGTGGATGGTGTGTGGGTAGCTCGTTCGAGGACAGGGCATCATCACCTCGTCTCGTCTCGTGAGAACAAAtagaaagaaacaaaagcTATGACATCGGGGGAATCTTGGTGAAAGAGGAGGGGAATAAGAAAAGGAAATGTCATGGAGATGGATAGGGTTGAGATGAGTGATAAGGTGTGTGTGTGAggtgtttgttgttgttattcATGCGCTTAGTCGTTGGATGAAGGACTATGTGGCAATCAGTTAGAAGATTGGTGAGTTAGCAAGTAATGGGCACACTTACTGGGAAGAACTGCCGGAATCCCCTGATATCCAGCTGGCTCAATGCATTTAGAAACTCCTCGATCAGATCCGCCCCCATGCCCATACCTGGCAGCTCCTGGTTCCGTAGGTACTCAGCATACTCCATGCCGGTCTTGAGGTAGATGGTACGCTGTAGGCCGCCCGCTTCTGCGAGGACCTGCTTAGCGTGTGCATCTTTGGAGTTGAACGACGGATTGGCAGGCAGGGCCCAGCACAGAGGCGAGAAGCGCGAGATCATGAACCCGCTGAACCCGGGCAGAGCAGTCTGCGTCGCTGCAGCGCCgttggctgctgctggcgcgaCATCTGGCCCGCCCCAGCAGATACACATGCGGGCCAGCACGGAGAACGCCATCTTGGCCGTTGTGAAGTCGTCGATATCTTTGGCAAAGTGTtcgatggtggtgatgacAGTCTCGAACAAGGGCTGGTTTTGCTCGCTGATGATcacggcgccgaggtcgttGTTGAACACTGCTAGCAAGAAATTCAAATACTCGCGTTTCAGCTCTGCAAGCTGgatctcatcatcggtgCCGGTCGTGGGGTCCGTAAGGCCCGAAAAGACCCGCTGTAAGAAGGGGGTCAAGAGGGTGTCGAGGATGCTGTAGATCTCACCCTTGAATCCAAAGATGACTTGGTCCAACAGACGCAAAAACAGGGCCATTTCGTCGCGCGACGAGGTTTGGGTCAAAAGCCCATCGATCCAGCGGGGCAGTTGTGGAAGAATGCGTGATCCAAGGACGCCGATGAGCCGTGAGAAGGCAAAACGGGCTGCAGTCCGGATGTTAAACGACGTCTTGAGAGACTCCAACGCAACCAAGGTCGCCTCTGCGACTTGGCAGAAGGCCTCCGAGACTTCAACTGCTGGCAGGGCCCCTTGGGTGGGTGTGCCAGGCGTCCAGTCAGAGAAGCCGCGGGCGAGAGTTCCCAAAGCCATTATATCGTGATGGATCTGTAGCAGTGCTCGCTCGTCGTTGGATTTGGCTGCTGCGAGGTTTCGTTCCATATCTCCGAAGATCGGATTCAGCACCGACTGCGCATAGATAACCTGCTTGTCGGCAGTGACTCCAGGAGTCGAGCAGATAATCCCAACGGCCTCAAACAGGTACAGCTGGCTCGTGAATACGGCATCAGCCGAGCCTTCATGGTCTTCTGACGACATCTcgtcgccctcctcgccctccgAAGGCACCTCGGCCTGAATCACCAACAAATCGCCCAAGGCTTCAACCACTGTTTGGGCCACATTGCCAATATGGAAACGCAGCTGCTTCACAAGCCGCTGGAAGAGGTACCAAGAACGCGTCTTGACTTTTCGGACAGGGTGATGCACAAGCTGAAGGAAACTCTCCAGAACGCCGGGAATGAGGTGGGTATGGTGCTGGAAGAACGAGCTGTAGCGAACGCAGATCTCCATAAACTGGAGTTGGGTGGCGGGGTGAGTGAAAGAACGGATATCTGCATCAGATTAGAAACAAGACCTGATTTGAAACCTCGGGCTGGACCTACCCGACTCCACCATGTGTAGCATCATCTCAATTAACCGAGTCGAGGCCGGCCCATTGGGCGCGCCTTTTATGTAAAGACCACCACTCTTGACTGCCAAGTCTCCAAACAGATACATTTCATGCAGCGCAAGATCCAGGTCGCGCCAGTCGAGCTGGCCCCCAGATGACCGCAGGTTTTCAAAGGTTGCACCCACAACCTCCGAGATGGCATTGATGTAAAGTTCCTCGTCTGTAAAGGCAATGACTTGCTGCAGCACACCCAGGCGTTTCCGCAATTCTTGAAATTCCGCCTCATCCGtctgctcatcctcatctcccCAGTTCGAGGTCTCGTCATAGCGCATCTTGGCCACAATGGCCTTGAGAACTGGAAGCAGGATCGACTTGTTCCGCTCTTGAAAGGACGGGTTGGCCTTGTTGAGTTTGCGGAGGTAGGTGACCATGTCGTTGACACAGGGGATGACGGTCGAGCAGACTTCGTCATACTCGTCCGAGAAGTAGCGCAGGACGTGTGGCAGGAAGACCTGGAGCAGGTTgtcggccttctccttcacctcgCCCGAATCTGTTTCCAGCACCCGCACAATATCCATGACCGTGCTGTTGACCAGCTTGGCCACCGTCTCTGCTAGATCTGTGTCGTACCTCGATGTGAATCGGTTCTCGTGCAATGGTGGACTGTTGGACAGCTGCGTAACAATCGAGTCGAGGTTCAGGAAGACGATCATCTCAATCTTGTCTGCtggcttcatcttcttgccaaTGATCTCGGTAAAGACATCC is part of the Penicillium psychrofluorescens genome assembly, chromosome: 4 genome and encodes:
- a CDS encoding uncharacterized protein (ID:PFLUO_006492-T1.cds;~source:funannotate), with protein sequence MEEQVANAIEIAWNSSSDQSLKAQAFDYLNQLRSNPSGWQVCLSLFTKSPPQPEVVRHVSLEIVNSAAQAGLIDLASLAVVRDGLLAYLRQFYGPDGTATPDAPYIQNKLAQTVTFLFSSLYANGWESCIDDLLGLTYNSASSSTRDNPLGIVFYLRVVNSIHEEIGDVLVSRSRADQDKANTLKDLIRQRDMQKIASSWQEILSDWRDGDDVIVEMSLKAVGSWVGWIDIGLVVNQTMLDLLFQQLGRAEKQELRAGEQRVRDAAVDVFTEIIGKKMKPADKIEMIVFLNLDSIVTQLSNSPPLHENRFTSRYDTDLAETVAKLVNSTVMDIVRVLETDSGEVKEKADNLLQVFLPHVLRYFSDEYDEVCSTVIPCVNDMVTYLRKLNKANPSFQERNKSILLPVLKAIVAKMRYDETSNWGDEDEQTDEAEFQELRKRLGVLQQVIAFTDEELYINAISEVVGATFENLRSSGGQLDWRDLDLALHEMYLFGDLAVKSGGLYIKGAPNGPASTRLIEMMLHMVESDIRSFTHPATQLQFMEICVRYSSFFQHHTHLIPGVLESFLQLVHHPVRKVKTRSWYLFQRLVKQLRFHIGNVAQTVVEALGDLLVIQAEVPSEGEEGDEMSSEDHEGSADAVFTSQLYLFEAVGIICSTPGVTADKQVIYAQSVLNPIFGDMERNLAAAKSNDERALLQIHHDIMALGTLARGFSDWTPGTPTQGALPAVEVSEAFCQVAEATLVALESLKTSFNIRTAARFAFSRLIGVLGSRILPQLPRWIDGLLTQTSSRDEMALFLRLLDQVIFGFKGEIYSILDTLLTPFLQRVFSGLTDPTTGTDDEIQLAELKREYLNFLLAVFNNDLGAVIISEQNQPLFETVITTIEHFAKDIDDFTTAKMAFSVLARMCICWGGPDVAPAAANGAAATQTALPGFSGFMISRFSPLCWALPANPSFNSKDAHAKQVLAEAGGLQRTIYLKTGMEYAEYLRNQELPGMGMGADLIEEFLNALSQLDIRGFRQFFPSFIQRLSA